A genomic segment from Bacillus cereus G9842 encodes:
- a CDS encoding glycosyltransferase family 4 protein, with the protein MDGKYYMKLLYISQFYYPERAAAAFRAYENSKYWAGEGHNVTIFTGNPNFPTGTLFEGYANKLIDIETKEGVKIIRNKVLARKNTNIFNRLICYLSFPFFGVLNMLFNRKKIGQDYNMILATTGTIFAPFLGILYSKILKKPLIVEFRDITYSQMVANGKSKSSFAYKIVRRIELLFCKHAKHIVTVTEGFRKELVEEGIPKEKISVIYNGVKIEENEYGLVKNNSKKEVTIGYFGALGKSQNLQFIIDVFNKIQISNMQVNLLFIGDGAEKETLNEYIKSNNLKNIKLMDNMEKNELDVYYEKCDFLIVSLKNNKAFKNTVPSKIFHIMGKAKPIIYFGPIGEASNIIEEAKSGVIVNTVNLEEAQQVVQDSLQKNVYETKNMGSAGYEFVKAKFDREHLAKKYMEIIKKVSSQ; encoded by the coding sequence ATGGATGGTAAATATTACATGAAATTATTATATATTTCCCAATTTTATTATCCTGAGCGTGCGGCTGCAGCATTTAGGGCTTATGAGAATTCTAAATATTGGGCTGGTGAAGGACATAATGTAACTATTTTTACTGGGAATCCCAACTTTCCAACGGGAACTCTTTTTGAAGGGTATGCCAATAAATTGATTGATATTGAAACAAAAGAAGGAGTTAAAATTATTAGAAATAAAGTTTTGGCTAGGAAAAACACAAATATTTTTAATAGGTTAATTTGTTATTTGAGTTTTCCTTTTTTTGGGGTATTAAATATGTTATTTAATCGTAAAAAAATTGGTCAAGATTATAATATGATTTTAGCAACTACGGGCACAATATTTGCTCCATTTTTAGGTATATTGTATTCGAAAATACTAAAAAAACCATTAATAGTAGAATTTAGGGATATAACATACTCGCAAATGGTGGCTAATGGAAAATCAAAATCCAGTTTTGCTTACAAAATTGTTAGGAGAATTGAATTATTGTTTTGTAAGCATGCGAAGCATATTGTAACTGTAACAGAGGGGTTTCGGAAGGAATTAGTAGAGGAAGGAATTCCTAAGGAAAAAATCTCAGTAATATATAATGGAGTTAAAATTGAAGAGAATGAATATGGATTGGTGAAGAATAATTCTAAAAAAGAAGTTACTATTGGTTATTTTGGGGCATTGGGAAAATCTCAAAACTTACAATTTATTATAGATGTATTTAATAAGATACAGATTAGTAATATGCAAGTTAATCTGTTGTTTATAGGGGACGGAGCAGAAAAAGAGACTCTTAATGAATATATTAAAAGTAATAACCTCAAAAACATTAAACTAATGGATAATATGGAAAAAAACGAATTAGACGTCTATTACGAAAAATGCGATTTTCTTATAGTTTCTTTGAAAAATAATAAGGCCTTTAAAAATACAGTGCCATCAAAGATATTTCATATAATGGGTAAGGCCAAGCCAATAATTTATTTTGGGCCAATAGGAGAAGCAAGTAATATAATAGAAGAGGCAAAGAGTGGGGTTATTGTTAATACAGTAAATTTAGAGGAAGCTCAACAGGTTGTTCAGGATAGTTTACAAAAAAATGTATATGAAACTAAGAATATGGGTAGTGCTGGATATGAATTTGTAAAAGCTAAATTTGATAGAGAGCACTTGGCTAAAAAATATATGGAGATTATTAAGAAAGTATCGTCCCAATAA
- a CDS encoding alginate lyase family protein: MYKLEKIELVYNTVKFMRRKQIKSRIIYQLRKKTSRKIQLLEVDNVKNNFTYYDSMVVNSLKNSSEIVVDFQKVSDLDNKKFTFLNNLSFGFQGKIDWSANPFDYRLWNFNLNYFDFLNDFSYAYLIDRDIKWMEKGTEYILDWWHTNKSHYDSNLWDPYVVAKRVFNISLFFSVLDEASKKRYKKEYGNIIKTHVNFLEKNIEEYLGANHLIMDGKGLVFGGVFLNEISIIKTGINLLKRELQEQVLESGMHYEMSSSYHIEVLMHFMEVGILLNRNGFQDEGKYFIDQIHKMFECLYEFMMPNSEIPLINDSTLDYPIQASNILECGSLLYSDSKYLKYCPEKTSTYTYMLFGTEGVKKIQKMRRNPVTCAGLSVHEHGGYYIIKDSLEGIGGLYLLFDCGSCGPDYNLGHTHADSLNVILTLGEKKVFVDTGTYTYQISKERDYLRSTAAHNTLCIDGISSSQVWKAFRTAKRAYSHIIKYDQSESYVHISAEHDGYTKTLKGSKLFHRRTVIYFKNIGIIFVDKVYGRFEKMHNLEVNYYLGEEFDQINSRGIKFENSNTIVKTNFDMKIKDSKGAEQFNIHKMLKNIKSNTTVGSEAIYITVVDLYGDKINILDNGSVIFINTTDTSYEYDTKLDKICEINKENGW, translated from the coding sequence GTGTATAAATTAGAGAAAATTGAACTGGTGTACAATACAGTTAAGTTTATGAGAAGAAAACAGATCAAATCACGCATTATTTATCAATTAAGAAAAAAAACTTCAAGAAAAATTCAATTGCTGGAAGTAGATAATGTAAAGAATAATTTTACATATTATGATTCAATGGTTGTAAATTCTTTAAAGAATTCTTCAGAAATAGTAGTAGATTTCCAAAAAGTAAGTGATTTAGATAATAAAAAATTTACTTTTCTTAATAATTTGAGTTTTGGATTTCAGGGAAAAATAGACTGGAGTGCTAATCCATTTGATTATAGATTATGGAATTTTAATTTAAATTATTTTGACTTTTTGAATGATTTCTCTTACGCATATCTAATTGATAGGGATATCAAATGGATGGAAAAGGGGACGGAATATATATTAGACTGGTGGCATACTAATAAAAGTCACTATGATTCAAACTTATGGGACCCATATGTGGTAGCTAAGAGGGTTTTTAATATATCCTTGTTTTTCTCGGTTTTAGATGAAGCTAGTAAAAAGAGATATAAGAAAGAATACGGAAATATAATTAAAACACACGTTAATTTTTTGGAGAAAAACATAGAAGAATACTTGGGGGCAAATCATCTGATAATGGATGGGAAAGGTCTAGTCTTCGGAGGGGTCTTTTTAAATGAAATTTCGATTATTAAAACCGGAATAAATCTATTAAAAAGAGAGCTTCAGGAACAAGTCCTTGAAAGTGGAATGCACTATGAAATGTCTTCGTCATATCATATTGAGGTTTTGATGCATTTTATGGAGGTTGGAATTCTATTAAATAGAAATGGATTTCAGGATGAGGGGAAATATTTTATAGACCAAATTCATAAAATGTTTGAGTGTTTATATGAATTTATGATGCCTAATTCTGAAATACCACTTATAAATGATTCCACATTAGATTATCCAATACAAGCTTCAAATATTCTTGAATGTGGAAGTTTACTGTACTCGGATTCAAAATATCTAAAATATTGTCCTGAAAAAACAAGTACTTATACATATATGTTGTTTGGTACAGAGGGAGTAAAAAAGATACAAAAGATGCGTAGAAATCCCGTGACTTGTGCTGGTCTTAGTGTTCACGAACATGGTGGATACTATATTATTAAAGATTCATTAGAAGGAATAGGTGGGTTGTATCTATTATTTGATTGTGGAAGTTGTGGGCCAGATTATAACTTAGGTCATACACATGCAGATTCGTTGAATGTGATTTTGACATTGGGTGAAAAAAAAGTTTTTGTTGACACTGGAACGTATACTTATCAAATTTCGAAAGAAAGGGATTATTTAAGATCTACCGCTGCACATAATACTTTGTGTATTGATGGTATTTCAAGTTCTCAGGTATGGAAAGCATTCAGAACTGCCAAGAGGGCATATTCTCATATAATAAAATATGATCAGAGCGAAAGTTATGTACATATAAGTGCAGAGCATGACGGCTATACAAAGACTTTAAAAGGTTCTAAGTTATTTCATAGACGAACGGTTATATACTTTAAAAATATAGGTATTATCTTTGTTGATAAGGTGTATGGACGTTTTGAGAAAATGCATAATTTAGAGGTTAATTATTATTTAGGAGAGGAATTTGATCAAATAAATTCCAGAGGTATTAAATTTGAGAATTCGAATACGATAGTTAAAACAAATTTTGATATGAAGATAAAAGATAGTAAGGGAGCAGAGCAATTTAATATACATAAGATGCTCAAGAATATAAAATCAAATACTACTGTAGGAAGTGAAGCAATCTATATTACAGTGGTAGATTTATATGGAGATAAAATAAATATTTTAGATAATGGATCAGTAATATTTATTAATACTACAGATACTTCATATGAGTACGATACAAAGCTAGACAAAATTTGTGAAATTAATAAGGAGAATGGATGGTAA
- a CDS encoding sugar transferase, translating into MNLVKVSENKLKKEANEILVCEQVPVRKGYILAKRCMDFMGALCGLIILSPVFLMVAILIKYEDPKGPVFFKQIRMGKNGRNFYMYKFRSMVTDAEKRLEDLLIQNEVSGAMFKMKDDPRVTKIGKFIRRTSIDELPQLINVLKGEMSLVGPRPPLPREVQEYTNYDRQRLMVKPGCTGIWQISGRSSLSFAEMVELDIEYIINRNLILDFKIIIKTVGVMLFDKNAY; encoded by the coding sequence TTGAATTTGGTAAAAGTATCAGAGAATAAACTGAAAAAAGAAGCAAATGAAATACTAGTTTGTGAGCAAGTACCTGTCCGTAAAGGATATATATTGGCAAAGCGATGTATGGACTTTATGGGGGCATTGTGTGGGCTAATAATTTTATCTCCGGTTTTTCTTATGGTAGCAATACTTATTAAATATGAAGATCCAAAGGGCCCTGTATTTTTTAAACAAATTCGTATGGGTAAAAATGGACGTAATTTTTATATGTATAAATTTCGTTCTATGGTTACAGATGCAGAAAAACGCTTAGAGGATTTGTTAATTCAGAATGAAGTGTCGGGTGCAATGTTTAAAATGAAGGATGATCCTCGTGTGACAAAGATAGGGAAATTTATTCGTAGAACAAGTATTGATGAGTTACCACAACTAATTAATGTCTTAAAGGGCGAAATGAGTTTAGTTGGTCCGAGGCCACCACTACCAAGAGAAGTCCAGGAATATACTAATTATGATCGCCAAAGACTAATGGTGAAACCTGGGTGTACAGGCATTTGGCAAATTAGTGGGAGAAGCAGCCTGAGCTTTGCTGAAATGGTGGAACTAGATATTGAGTATATAATTAATAGAAACTTAATATTAGATTTTAAAATTATTATAAAAACTGTAGGAGTAATGTTATTTGATAAAAATGCATATTGA
- the galU gene encoding UTP--glucose-1-phosphate uridylyltransferase GalU: protein MKKVRKAIIPAAGLGTRFLPATKAMPKEMLPIVDKPTIQYIIEEAMESGIEDIIVVTGKGKRAIEDHFDHSFELEQSLLEKGKYEMLEKVQASSKINIHYIRQKEPKGLGHAVWCARKFIGNEPFAVLLGDDIVKAETPCLRQLMDQYEGTQSSVIGVQTVPENETHRYGIIDPVEQNDRRYQVRQFVEKPEQGTAPSNLAIMGRYVLTPEIFMFLENQQTGAGGEIQLTDAIQRLNEIQRVFAYDFEGIRYDVGEKFGFIKTTIEMALQNEELRESLIDYMDGILKKRKNI from the coding sequence TTGAAAAAAGTAAGAAAGGCAATTATTCCAGCGGCTGGTCTTGGGACAAGGTTTTTACCAGCAACGAAAGCAATGCCGAAAGAAATGTTACCTATCGTTGATAAACCGACAATTCAATACATAATAGAAGAAGCGATGGAATCAGGAATTGAAGATATTATTGTTGTCACAGGAAAAGGAAAGCGCGCAATCGAAGATCATTTTGATCATTCTTTTGAATTAGAACAAAGCCTTTTAGAAAAAGGGAAGTATGAAATGCTTGAAAAAGTACAAGCTTCTTCAAAAATTAATATTCATTACATAAGACAAAAGGAACCAAAAGGTTTAGGACACGCAGTATGGTGTGCACGTAAATTTATTGGAAATGAACCATTTGCGGTATTACTTGGTGATGATATTGTGAAAGCAGAAACGCCATGTTTGCGTCAATTAATGGATCAATATGAAGGAACACAATCATCTGTTATAGGTGTACAAACAGTACCAGAAAATGAAACGCATCGTTACGGTATTATCGATCCAGTTGAACAAAATGATCGACGTTATCAAGTACGTCAATTTGTAGAGAAGCCAGAGCAAGGAACAGCACCATCAAACTTAGCTATTATGGGTCGTTACGTATTAACACCAGAAATTTTTATGTTTCTAGAGAATCAACAAACAGGTGCAGGCGGCGAAATTCAATTAACAGATGCGATTCAACGATTAAATGAAATTCAGCGTGTGTTTGCTTATGACTTTGAAGGGATTCGTTATGATGTTGGGGAGAAATTTGGATTTATTAAGACGACAATTGAGATGGCATTACAAAATGAAGAGTTAAGAGAGTCATTAATAGATTATATGGATGGAATTTTGAAGAAGAGAAAAAATATATAG
- a CDS encoding tyrosine-protein phosphatase: MIDLHCHILPGIDDGAQTVTDSLAMAQQAVSEGIHTIVATPHHQNGKYVNERTSIIHHVKQLNDDLQQHNIPLTILPGQEVRLYGDLLEDYEAGKIVTLNETNKYIFIEFPSNHVPRYAEQLLYELRVKGMIPIIVHPERNAELIERPDKLYNIVNKGALTQVTAGSLLGKFGKKIKKFSLQLVEHNLTHMVASDAHNTTSRGFHLAESYELIEKEFGMNVMSDLKENPYLLISGKTIYKEDPEQIRRKKLFGIF; this comes from the coding sequence ATGATAGATTTACATTGTCACATTTTACCTGGTATCGATGATGGTGCACAGACAGTAACAGATAGTTTAGCAATGGCGCAACAAGCCGTGTCAGAAGGAATACATACAATTGTCGCAACGCCGCATCATCAAAATGGAAAATATGTAAATGAACGTACCTCAATTATTCATCACGTAAAACAACTAAATGATGACCTACAACAACATAATATTCCACTTACTATTTTACCTGGACAAGAGGTCAGGTTATATGGCGATTTATTAGAAGACTATGAAGCTGGTAAAATCGTTACTTTAAATGAAACAAATAAATATATATTCATTGAATTTCCATCGAATCACGTACCACGTTATGCCGAACAATTATTATACGAATTACGTGTAAAGGGAATGATTCCAATTATCGTTCATCCAGAACGTAATGCCGAGTTAATCGAGCGGCCAGATAAGTTATATAACATTGTAAATAAAGGGGCATTAACGCAAGTAACGGCAGGCAGTTTATTAGGGAAATTTGGCAAGAAAATTAAAAAATTTTCACTACAACTTGTAGAACATAATTTAACACATATGGTCGCTTCAGATGCACATAATACGACGTCAAGAGGATTTCATTTAGCGGAAAGCTATGAATTAATTGAGAAAGAATTCGGAATGAATGTTATGAGTGATTTGAAAGAGAATCCGTACTTATTAATTAGCGGGAAGACAATTTACAAAGAAGATCCAGAACAAATTCGACGTAAAAAATTGTTCGGTATTTTTTAA
- a CDS encoding CpsD/CapB family tyrosine-protein kinase yields the protein MALNLFKKKKNHRQRRQLIAHQQPKSPISEQYRNIRTNIEFAAIDTNLHSLMVTSANPSEGKTTTTANMAVVFAQQGKKVLLIDADMRKPAMHQMFQVDNIFGLTNVLTHSEHLEKCVQTTSVDNLHFLACGPIPPNPAELLGSKSMKELLGQAYSMYDLVIFDMPPILAVTDAQIMANVCDASILVVRSESTEKETAVKAKGLLESAKGKLLGVVLNDREREEGLYYYYGAN from the coding sequence TTGGCTCTTAATTTATTTAAAAAGAAAAAGAATCATCGTCAACGTCGTCAATTAATTGCTCATCAACAACCGAAATCACCAATTTCAGAACAATATCGTAATATTCGAACGAATATTGAATTTGCAGCTATTGATACGAATTTACATTCATTAATGGTCACGTCTGCAAACCCAAGTGAAGGAAAAACGACAACGACAGCGAATATGGCAGTTGTTTTTGCTCAACAAGGAAAAAAAGTGTTATTAATTGATGCAGATATGCGTAAACCAGCAATGCATCAAATGTTCCAAGTAGATAATATTTTTGGACTCACGAACGTATTAACACATAGTGAACATTTAGAGAAGTGTGTACAAACGACATCTGTAGACAATCTACACTTTTTAGCCTGTGGCCCAATCCCACCAAACCCAGCCGAATTGTTAGGTTCAAAATCAATGAAAGAACTTCTTGGACAAGCATACAGCATGTATGATTTAGTTATTTTTGATATGCCGCCTATTTTAGCTGTTACCGATGCGCAAATCATGGCAAATGTATGTGATGCTTCTATTCTTGTTGTTCGTAGTGAATCAACAGAGAAAGAAACAGCAGTAAAAGCAAAGGGATTGTTAGAATCGGCTAAAGGTAAATTGTTAGGCGTCGTTCTAAACGATCGTGAACGTGAAGAAGGCTTATATTATTATTACGGTGCAAACTAA
- a CDS encoding YveK family protein — MEETISLKELFHILKKRLAMILVIAFGAAIVSAIISFFFMTPIYQSSTQILVNQKKQEGAMIQAGEIQTNIQLTNTYKVIIKSPVILEQVNEKLNLNMTSQALTGKINVANEKDSQVISVTAEDKDPKLARDIANATADVFKGEVAKIMNVDNVTVLSKAEVAENLSPIKPRPMLNVAIAFVVGLMASVGLAFLLEYLDNTVKKEEDVENLLGLPVLGIVARMDEETMNVKSHAPSSRKVRGQTIGS, encoded by the coding sequence ATGGAAGAAACAATTAGTCTAAAAGAGTTATTTCATATCTTAAAAAAACGTTTAGCAATGATCCTCGTAATCGCCTTTGGTGCAGCTATTGTAAGTGCTATCATTAGCTTTTTCTTCATGACACCAATCTATCAATCTTCGACGCAGATTCTTGTTAACCAGAAGAAGCAAGAAGGGGCAATGATTCAAGCTGGTGAAATTCAAACGAATATTCAATTAACGAATACATATAAGGTTATTATTAAAAGTCCAGTAATCTTAGAACAAGTGAATGAAAAATTAAATTTAAATATGACATCTCAAGCGCTAACAGGAAAGATTAATGTTGCGAATGAAAAGGATTCACAAGTAATCTCTGTAACAGCTGAAGATAAAGATCCAAAACTAGCTCGTGATATTGCTAATGCAACTGCAGATGTATTTAAAGGTGAAGTTGCAAAAATTATGAACGTTGATAACGTAACAGTATTATCTAAAGCAGAAGTTGCAGAAAATTTATCTCCAATTAAACCACGTCCAATGCTAAATGTAGCAATCGCTTTCGTTGTTGGTTTAATGGCTTCAGTTGGTCTTGCATTCTTACTAGAGTACTTAGATAACACAGTGAAAAAAGAAGAAGATGTAGAAAACTTACTTGGCTTACCAGTGTTAGGTATTGTTGCTCGTATGGATGAAGAAACAATGAACGTGAAATCACACGCTCCATCATCAAGAAAAGTGAGGGGACAAACAATTGGCTCTTAA
- a CDS encoding CpsD/CapB family tyrosine-protein kinase yields MFGRKKRKPLRQLITHKEPKSRITEQYRNIRTNIEFTSVDNHVRSIIVTSADPGDGKTTTIANLAVVFGQQGKKVLLIGADLRKPTIQNLFAIHSSNGLTNLLSGQAKLMQCIQKTDIENVYLMAAGPIPPNPAELLGSRAMDEALLEAYNMFDIILIDTPPVLAVTDAQILANKCDGIVLVVRSEKTEKDKIVKAKQILDKASGKLLGVVLNDKREEKEQYGYY; encoded by the coding sequence ATGTTCGGGAGAAAGAAAAGAAAACCATTACGACAATTAATTACACATAAAGAGCCTAAATCGCGTATTACAGAACAATACCGTAACATTCGTACAAACATTGAGTTTACATCTGTAGATAATCATGTTCGTTCTATCATTGTTACTTCAGCAGATCCAGGTGATGGGAAAACAACAACAATCGCAAACTTAGCAGTCGTTTTCGGACAACAAGGAAAGAAAGTTTTATTAATTGGAGCTGACTTGCGTAAGCCGACGATACAAAACTTATTTGCCATTCATAGTTCAAATGGGTTAACGAACTTATTATCAGGACAAGCAAAACTTATGCAATGCATTCAAAAAACAGATATAGAGAACGTATACTTAATGGCAGCAGGTCCAATCCCGCCAAACCCAGCAGAACTATTAGGGAGCCGGGCAATGGACGAGGCGTTGCTAGAAGCATATAACATGTTTGATATTATATTAATTGACACACCACCTGTCCTTGCGGTTACGGATGCACAAATACTTGCGAATAAATGTGATGGAATCGTACTCGTTGTACGCAGTGAAAAGACAGAAAAAGATAAAATCGTAAAAGCGAAACAAATATTAGATAAAGCATCAGGAAAACTACTAGGTGTTGTTTTGAACGATAAAAGAGAAGAAAAAGAGCAGTATGGTTATTACTGA
- the fabZ gene encoding 3-hydroxyacyl-ACP dehydratase FabZ, producing the protein MLNIEQIKEIIPHRYPFLLVDKILEVDEGKRAVGIKNVSANEEFFNGHFPDYAVMPGVLIVEALAQVGAVAVLKKEENRGRLAFFAGIDNCRFKKQVRPGDQLRLEVEMTRVRGPIGKGKAIATVDGEVACEAEITFAIGDKKE; encoded by the coding sequence ATGCTAAATATAGAACAAATTAAAGAAATCATTCCTCACCGCTATCCATTTTTACTTGTTGATAAAATATTAGAAGTAGATGAAGGAAAAAGAGCGGTTGGGATTAAAAATGTATCCGCAAACGAAGAATTCTTTAACGGACACTTCCCTGACTATGCAGTTATGCCTGGTGTACTTATTGTAGAAGCATTAGCGCAAGTTGGAGCAGTTGCAGTATTAAAGAAAGAAGAAAACCGCGGAAGACTTGCTTTCTTTGCAGGTATCGACAATTGCCGTTTTAAAAAACAAGTACGACCAGGTGATCAGCTTCGTCTAGAAGTAGAAATGACACGCGTACGCGGCCCGATTGGAAAAGGGAAAGCAATCGCAACAGTAGATGGTGAAGTTGCATGTGAGGCAGAAATTACATTTGCGATTGGTGATAAAAAAGAATAG
- a CDS encoding rod shape-determining protein produces the protein MFARDIGIDLGTANVLIHVKGKGIVLNEPSVVAIDRNSGKVLAVGEEARSMVGRTPGNIVAIRPLKDGVIADFEITEAMLKYFINKLDVKSFFSKPRILICCPTNITSVEQKAIREAAERSGGKTVFLEEEPKVAAVGAGMEIFQPSGNMVVDIGGGTTDIAVLSMGDIVTSSSIKMAGDKFDMEILNYIKRKYKLLIGERTSEDIKIKVGTVFPGARSEELEIRGRDMVTGLPRTITVCSEEITEALKENAAVIVQAAKGVLERTPPELSADIIDRGVILTGGGALLHGIDMLLAEELKVPVLIAENPMHCVAVGTGIMLENIDRLPKRALR, from the coding sequence ATGTTTGCGCGAGATATCGGAATTGACCTAGGTACGGCTAATGTATTAATTCATGTTAAAGGTAAGGGTATTGTATTAAACGAGCCATCTGTTGTGGCAATTGATCGTAATAGTGGTAAAGTATTAGCAGTCGGTGAAGAAGCGAGAAGTATGGTGGGACGTACGCCTGGTAATATTGTAGCAATTCGTCCGCTTAAAGATGGTGTAATAGCAGATTTCGAAATTACAGAAGCAATGTTAAAGTATTTCATTAACAAATTGGACGTAAAGAGCTTCTTTTCAAAACCTCGTATTTTAATTTGTTGTCCAACAAATATTACATCAGTAGAACAAAAAGCAATTCGTGAAGCTGCTGAACGTTCAGGTGGTAAAACAGTATTTTTAGAAGAAGAACCAAAAGTAGCCGCAGTTGGTGCTGGTATGGAAATCTTCCAACCAAGCGGTAACATGGTTGTTGATATTGGTGGAGGTACAACAGATATCGCTGTACTATCTATGGGTGATATTGTTACCTCTTCCTCTATCAAAATGGCTGGCGATAAGTTTGATATGGAGATCTTAAACTATATTAAACGTAAGTATAAGCTATTAATCGGGGAACGTACTTCAGAAGATATTAAAATTAAGGTTGGTACAGTATTCCCAGGTGCACGTAGCGAAGAACTTGAAATTCGCGGACGTGACATGGTAACAGGCTTACCACGTACAATTACAGTATGCTCTGAAGAAATTACAGAAGCATTAAAAGAAAATGCAGCTGTTATTGTACAAGCTGCAAAAGGCGTATTAGAGCGCACACCACCAGAATTATCTGCAGATATCATCGACCGCGGTGTTATTCTAACAGGCGGTGGAGCTTTACTACACGGTATTGACATGCTTCTAGCAGAAGAACTAAAAGTACCGGTATTAATTGCTGAAAACCCAATGCACTGCGTTGCGGTTGGTACAGGTATTATGTTAGAGAATATCGACAGATTACCAAAGCGTGCTTTGAGATAA
- the spoIIID gene encoding sporulation transcriptional regulator SpoIIID yields MHDYIKERTIKIGKYIVETRKTVRVIAKEFGVSKSTVHKDLTERLPEINPELANEVKEILDYHKSIRHLRGGEATKQKYRKEDVEKPVRQ; encoded by the coding sequence GTGCACGATTACATCAAAGAGAGAACTATCAAGATTGGTAAGTATATCGTGGAGACAAGAAAGACAGTGCGTGTCATTGCAAAGGAATTTGGGGTATCAAAGAGTACAGTTCATAAAGATTTAACAGAACGTCTACCAGAGATTAATCCAGAGCTCGCAAATGAAGTAAAAGAAATTCTTGATTATCATAAGTCTATTCGTCATTTAAGAGGTGGAGAAGCAACAAAACAAAAGTATAGAAAAGAAGATGTAGAGAAGCCTGTACGTCAATAA
- a CDS encoding M23 family metallopeptidase has protein sequence MRGRNNKKSQKVVHLFQKRWVFPALYIACAAVILMVALWFQGANPKKTPNHDQATPYTQSEDPAVPVTKSSEVVKMPAAANAEVVVQKKFYEDAATEAEQEKALVFYNNTYSPNKGIDIAAKNGKEFNVAAALSGTVTKAEKDSLLGYVVTVDSGNGVAVSYQSLGSVKVEKGARVAQGEVLGTSGLSAMNKEAGSHVHFEVRKDNVAVNPERYLNKSVTEIKADAGAAKATNASGKKADDKSQKEEKSTSTKPENKTEDKSQKEEKSTSGSTSDKKEEPKKEEKSTNGSTQSSNDSSSQE, from the coding sequence ATGCGAGGAAGAAATAATAAAAAGTCGCAAAAGGTAGTACATTTATTTCAGAAAAGATGGGTGTTTCCGGCACTATACATTGCTTGTGCAGCGGTAATCTTAATGGTTGCGCTATGGTTCCAAGGAGCTAATCCGAAGAAGACTCCAAACCACGATCAAGCAACACCGTATACACAATCGGAAGATCCAGCAGTACCAGTAACGAAATCTTCAGAAGTAGTGAAAATGCCAGCTGCCGCGAATGCGGAAGTAGTCGTACAGAAGAAATTCTATGAAGATGCAGCAACTGAGGCGGAACAAGAAAAAGCACTTGTCTTTTATAACAACACATATTCCCCGAACAAAGGAATTGACATTGCTGCGAAGAATGGGAAAGAGTTCAATGTTGCTGCTGCTTTAAGTGGTACAGTAACGAAAGCTGAAAAAGATTCACTTCTTGGTTATGTTGTAACAGTTGATAGTGGAAATGGTGTAGCGGTATCTTATCAAAGCTTAGGCAGTGTGAAAGTAGAAAAAGGTGCAAGAGTTGCACAAGGTGAAGTATTAGGAACATCCGGTCTAAGTGCAATGAATAAAGAGGCAGGCTCTCACGTTCACTTTGAAGTACGTAAAGACAATGTGGCTGTGAATCCTGAACGTTACTTAAATAAATCAGTAACAGAAATTAAAGCTGATGCAGGTGCTGCAAAAGCTACGAATGCTTCTGGTAAAAAAGCTGACGACAAATCTCAAAAAGAAGAGAAGTCAACGAGCACGAAACCAGAAAATAAAACAGAAGACAAGTCTCAAAAAGAAGAGAAATCAACAAGCGGTTCAACTAGTGACAAAAAAGAAGAACCGAAGAAAGAAGAAAAATCAACAAATGGTTCTACACAATCATCTAACGATTCTTCTTCACAAGAATAA